One window of Thermococcus sp. CX2 genomic DNA carries:
- a CDS encoding signal recognition particle receptor subunit alpha: protein MALEKLGKALNDALRKLARARTVDEATIKEVVRDIQRALIQADVNVRLVLQLTKTIEKRALEEKPPAGVSPKEHIIKIVYEE from the coding sequence ATGGCACTTGAAAAGTTGGGGAAGGCTCTTAACGACGCCCTTAGAAAACTCGCGAGGGCGAGAACCGTTGATGAGGCTACCATCAAGGAAGTTGTGCGAGACATTCAGAGGGCACTCATACAGGCCGATGTAAACGTCAGGTTAGTCCTTCAACTCACAAAAACCATTGAAAAAAGGGCTTTGGAGGAGAAACCTCCGGCAGGAGTCAGTCCAAAGGAACACATTATCAAAATAGTCTACGAAGAG